The window AATATCTTCTAATCCTGTCACATTTTCAAGTGTGTATCGCGGTGCCAACTTTCTACATTTTCCAGAAAGCAGGCTCACACAAACAATTTCAGCCTACCTCATTTTGAGCAAACATTAATCTCCTCCCAGTTAATTGGTTTATATAGTGTGTGAATAAGTGCCATTACTTATGCATGTGGAAACAAGgaacactgatttttaaaagcaaacttGACAGCCAAAACAGCTAAATGAAGTTAGCGGGGAAGTTAGCTTGCTTACTAGTTAAATAGCTGTATAGCTAACAAGTCTTGATTCtgacagcctctctctctggatTCTTCTCCCACttgttaaatgaaatgtttgtcCAGTTATACTTTGAATAATACATTATCTTGGTCCAATTAGTTAGTCTAAAGTGAGTCCAAATGGCTCCTCGTACAGTAAAAACCATGCCAGTTATTACTAGCAACCCGAGTGATTACAGAACATAATTCATGCTTTAATCATATCAAACCCATATTTCATTCTTAATTATctactgaaaaattaatttcatttagcTGTTTGAATCGTTTTCAATGCTGCTACAGGACTAGACAAGTTTCTTTCTAACAGTTTTTTAGCTTTCTTGCTGGAATACACAATAATGATTTAACTGATCGTCAGAGCTTAGACTCTCAGCGCCTCTGCTCTTCCGGCTACCCAGTGACTTCTCTGTGGATCTAGCACTAACCAAGCGAAAGGAAAGGGAAGAAGTtgaaatttatttcataattacatgatcaggaaaataatttctGGTCTCGTCTGACAGATAATGAAGTGAGTTGAATTTGTCTTTGCCTGCCCTGTAGCATTTTCAGAGCTGCTTTTTCCCGCCTTGTCCTGCATTGCTGTGGGAGGAATTCTGCTCCTTCTAACTAACATGCAGGTGAGGAATCCACAGCATTCCTCCATACTGTACTTACCTCAGCatagaaacatactgtatgtcctaaATAAAACGGATTGCACAACAGACACTTTTGGACAGCCTATGCATTTTGTATTGATGTTACGGTGTGTGTCTGGAAGGTGGGCAACCTTTTCGCGGTTCACCGCTCCACCGTCATCACCCTCTACAACGGTGCCTTTGACTCCTCCTCAGTTGTGTTCCTCATCATCAAGGTAAAACAGTGAAGCTGTTCATCTGCGTTCTGgctttattttaaactgttctCTAGATTGATGGTTGTCAAAAAACAATGTTGGACATAATTCAGGGCATTCACATTGCATGATGTAGTAATGCTTGGCTTTAACTGTTGTCTGTTCTGTTGCACAGTGGGATAATCTCTGTCAACTACTGCATATGGATGGTGGATTCTTTGCTTTAGAGAGTTAGCCAGCTTGCCGTAGTGGCAGACACTATTAGtcacattgaaaaataaaacattttacctACAGctagagagaacaaaaaaaacaacaattgttttttgtcatgtttgcagcaaaaaaatgtgaaatttggtCCTTTTTATCAATTCCACTTTAACTTGTGGTTTGAAATGCAATTGAAATACACCATAAGAGGTCATGGTGCTCTGTGCCTGTTCGACatacatgtgtatttttattagcACTAAGGAACATACAAATCAACTGCTAGAAAATTGTTATTATCTATTTTCTTGAGGTTTAaccaaattgttttttcttctgctttccaGGTTCTGTATGAACAGGGAGTCTGTCTCCGCTCCTCCTTCCTTGTTTTGTCCTTCTGCAGCATCGTACACCTGTTGAGGACCTTCCTGCTTATGCCCACAGCCCACATCCCGTACCCTCTGCCACAACACTACACCTACGGGTGAGAGTATGACATAAACTTTGGAGCAGCTATTTTGCCTGAGGTTGCGTAGATCATCCTCATGGATGAGACATGACGTATACATCCACTTTTTCTGACGCTCAGACTGAATCGTGGGAAGGCCAACACTTACAATGTGGAGCAGTTTGATAGGATGAGGGACGGCACGATGACAGCGTCACAGGAGTCCAGTGCGAGGGACAACTCACCACCAGCACCTAAGGAAGGGACAGAGGCCCAAGACTCTGCAAAAGGTACTTATCctcattgttttcatcttctcctcAACATCCACAATGTCAGGTGTGTAGACCATGTTTTTCAACagccaaaactaaaaatatcttCTTTACATGTGCCAATGCAGAAAACAACTAGAGAAACAACTAAAAATGCCCACTAACGCTGATCTTCCTCAGTATTTTTTGCCTAATCTCCACTGTTTTCCActctgatcacacacacacacacacacacacacacacacacacacacacacacacacacacacacacacacacacagacacactttgtAGTAGCAAGCAGTCTTCATCTATTTTTTGTTATAGCAATGGGATGCAATGTAGTATTAGCTGCTAGAGTTTTGGATCTTCTCTACAATCATTTGACCAGAAAACACTTATCATTATGATGGTTATTCAGCACGATCTTTTTGGACAATTTAAGAGTCATTTATTTTGCTTAGTTTGGAGCTGTTAAAAGATGAACACAGTAATTTCTGGAAGAACTGATCactgaactgttcctttaacccAGTGCTGAGCAGATAAACTAAACACAGGCCAAAATGTGCTTGAAATGTCACAATtagattttaataaatgtaacataACACAGGCTTCCTATGAATTTTCCTGTGTTTAGCGGCAAGTTTCCAAAGCTGTGTGTGGTCTTGGTTCTTCCTGTGGCACCTGCTGTGGTTGTCCATCATGCAGCTGAGACATTATCTCTTCATTGGCACACTCAACCCCATGCTCCACCGCCATGGCTAACAACAGCCCCAACCTGGGTAACTGATTATAATATTCACTGACCCTCCTTTACCACATATATTAACTGCCTGTGATTTAAAGCTCACTCCTTGTTCTCTCATTGGcctttttcattctctcctctccttatCACCACCCAACACCAACTCCTGTCTTCTTCTATGCCTCTCTCTGTGGCTATTTCCTTCCCACTGTATCTCCCTCAGTAAGCCACTACACAAATGCTTTTGCCGTGACCCAGCTGTGTGGAGTGCTGTTTGCTCCCTGGAACGGCCTCATCATGGACAGACACAAGGGGAAGCCTCTGGCTCCTGGTAAATCAGTGACTGGTGTTATAActacatgtctgtgtgtctgtgtgtgtgcaacagaCCAGCTTTACTTATTTCTTCTTAACTCTTTTCCCTCCTGTAggagaaacagagcaggagGCGGACCTGcgctcctcctctctgtctctgttcctgACCTCCCTGCAGTGCCTGCTCTTCTCTGTGTGCGCCTCcgttcctctcctccccctgcaGTATCTCACCTTTCTTCTACAAGTGCTCAATCGCTCCTTCCTCTATGGCGGAAATGCAGCCTTCATTAGCATCGCGTGAGCAGCTATCACATACACTAACAGGGTGGACAGAATAAAAGGACCACTTTAAAACGCAGTAGTCCTGCAGAAAACACCAACTTGGTTAAGGCcacaatgtttgtttcttttatgaCAGTGACATGCTCGATGGTCATTTCTCTGTATGATGTGTTGTTGAAAAAAGATAATTTAACGTCTTTCAGTCAGAGTAAAGTCTGCCTGTAAACACTGTTCATCTTTGCAAATGATATTTTCTTATGTTTAGCTATGTCAACATGATTTTcaaagtattattattaattttgcagtgtttttagcTGTTGCAGTCCTGGCAGCGACTGTCACATATCTTTGCACTTCTGTACGGTGCATTGTTGCTTTAAAACTCATTTATATGGTGAAATTGAAATTATTACACCAGTTACACATCAAATATTGAAGAGTGCAGAGTTCGTGCGAGAAGGAATATAGGATGAAGACCATTCATAAAGCATCCTACAGATCAGCTAACAACAAAATCTGTGAACAGTCACAATGTTTGCCTACTTTTCTATCCTGGCATCCCTATCCTCTATGAAGATGGAAGTGCTGAGGGACCTGACTCAGCGAATTCAAAGGTTCACTAAATGAACTACTCTATGTTTCACTGCTGTGATATTGGTGCCATCATACACGCTGGAATGCCACTGGAAGTGcgacacatacagtaggtgcCAGACACATCCCAAGTTACAGACGTACCTGTGAAAATGACACGTCTTCTCCCTCAGTTTCCCAGCCTGTCACTTTGGGAAGCTGTACGGCCTGATGATGTCCATGTCTGCTGTCGTCTCTCTGCTGCAGTACCCCTGCTTCGCCCTCGTCAAAGGAGCTCTGGGTGGTGACCCCTTTTTTGTAAGTGCTCAAGAAAGTTTAAGACGTAGTTTTGCAGAAGAAAGAGCGGTTGATGTCAAAACAAGCTGTACAAAGCTGATATTTAGAGCACACATGTAGGCAAGAATACATTTTGGGGAGCAGTTTGTGCCACTTTAGTGGTCAGAggattcatttcaaaatgaaatgtaggtccGCATATAAAATCAAACAGACAAGAGTAGTGTGATATTGTAACTGGCATCAGGtaatgaatgatgttttcatgtgttcCAGGTGGACATTACTCTGACCCTCCTCACTCTGGTGGTGTTTATCCATCCCGTCTGCGTCTTCATCCACTGTAGGAAACTAGCCCACCACAGGGAAGACAACGGCCAGACTGAAGCCACTAGTGCCACCAAGCTGGCTGAGGCCAAGCTATAGAGGGATAataatgcaaatgttttagtCTCTGTCTAGAGGTGTTGCTTCCCAGGTTGTAAAacacttttctgtctgttcctgATCATTGTTTTTCACTAGAAAATAAAGATTgtaattgtaataacttttgttttttatccaaGTGCACtgaattcatttcaaatgtttttaatgcttGTGAGAACAGATACATTACAGGAAGACAAAAACTGTTATTCTGCACGTATGTGAATATGCAAAGATTCAAGAACATCACAGTCTAAAACAATACAGAAATTGTGCTAATGTGCTTCATCCATTGATTTCACAATGTGCAATGTAGTTctgaaaattacattatacttcgtaaaagtttgaaaaaacttttaGGTTTCACTCCACATCTAACAAATTACTTTCTAAAATTCAGCAGGTCTACAGTAACAAGTAAACAATCTTTCTCTACAATTGAAATGAGACAGCACATTTTATTCTATGCATTAAGCTTTGAACTGTTTTCCTGGGATCCTTTTTCAGCGATCACTTCATTTATGATTGAAGTTCCATCGTTAATTTTTACTGAGACAATTTTTGAATTCCTTCGTAACATGAAGAAACAGCAGCATGAATTGAGCTAATATTCAGTCTTTGGAGTTGTCTTTTATAATCTACTGATTGATAACACAAAATACAAGTGGTAATGGTAAAGTCACATGGTAGAAGTTTTACTCAGTACAATCATGAAGGACCTTGACAGACAATCCACTTGTACAGTTATATATGTTTCTTCAAAAAAATAGGAATACCTTTCAATCTACTATATCATAGTATTAAAACAAGGTAAGGCACAAGGTGCTACAAAGTACTATAAAcagttaaatgtaaatcagtAGTAGAATAGTCCAAACTATACACACTACATTAAgtattttccttctctttagTGCCTAGAAAatcaggaaataaaaatgacaacatcAAATCTGTTTTACTTGCATATAATGACCTTCATAATAATTaaggttaaataaatattttcaatcAATAAACTTTAGACAAGGTGACGATAGTTGAAGGATGTTCCAATCCAATATAAAGCCGCATCTCTAATCCCCCAAAAATTAGTCTCTTCctaatatgcatttattttacactCTCATATGACCTCTCTATGTACGGCATCCAACCTCAGCATCCTGTTCTTATCCCAGCTGGAGACATTGtgctctttctcctttttccagCATGATAACTTTGTGTTGGGGCTTTGGTTTATGGTAATAATCAAGTTTATATCTGGATAAGTCTAATTTTTACACGTGTAGCTGACTGTTAAATTAAGAGTGTGTGTAAAAGCAatcagtgttgtgtgtatgtgtttatgggACCTTTTCAATCCCAGTGTTCCTGTCATCATTTCTAACTGCTGTTTGCCCGGTGTCGGTGGTGGGCATTTGGTTGTGGTGTAGAAACAGGATCGCTTCCAAACTTTCTGGTGGAATGTTGGCTCTCTTCCTGTACATGGCTCCAGCTCCTTCCTGTACAAAGTCCTGTGCAGCATTACCTGCCACGGCAGGGGCAGCCAGGTAGGCCCGTGCCACTATGGCCAAGAGCGGAAACTGTACTGCCTTCGTCCTCCACCACTGCAGAGGCTCCACTCCCAGCGAAGCCCCCTTGTCGGCCCTGAAGACAGACATCTCCATGTCTATAGACTCCTCGACAGAGCTTTGCCTGCTCCGGGGGGCAGAGCAGAACAGGTCTCCCAGCAGGAATTCCATACCAGAGAGCCCGGCCTGAGAGCCTGGGTCTGCTGACTCATTGTCATCGGTCTCTCCTACATCactctcttcatcttcatcttcgaTCTCTCTGAAGTTGATTGGTCGGGATTCTTTGATACGTTTGCTCCTCCGCAGGAAGTCACTCTCTGACTCTGGTGACCCAGGGGAGGGGCTTCTCTTAAGATGGCTTTGCTTCTTACCTTGCCTCCTCCTTCTGTCCTCCTTCACAATTCTGACGGCTTCTTTTTTCAGCCAATCAAAAGTTGCTGTCTGCTCCTAGAAATGGACACCATTAGGAAAACACTAATCTCTCAGTACACATTAATATCTATGCTAAAACATCCCCAAAGAGACAGTAAAAGTCTTGCATGTGTGTGGCTATGCTTTAAAGTGATATATGCTATTCATAGGGTAGCATGTCAAACCTCAGTGTTTTGGCACCAGCTGAAATGTGTCCAGAGAACCAAGTATTAACAAAATGCCAAGTACCATAAGCTGGCATTTTATTAGACTGTTCCTGATTTTGAAATCCAAATTTTACCaattttagactattttattGTACCAAGATCCTCGTATGGCCGCTTTTGTTTAGACAATGACCTCTGCTTTGAAGCATTTTGTTATCACAACCAAAACTCGGGTATCATATTGCGCTGATATCggcaagactaagagtctagaCTGATAGCATGCTAATATGACAAAACTTGGCAGCggtaatatttaccatgtttaccctcttagtttagcatgttagcatgctaacatttgtacAATTTGATGTAAAgagcagctgaggctgatgggaatgttagtTTTGTGGGTATTTGATCATAACAGAGTATTGGAGAAATTACAATTTTGGCCTGATAATGGCACTACTttaaaagttaagggatcagcAGAGTTATTACAATTAATCTGAGGGGAACCAAATGAACAatatttcatggcagtccagCCAACAgttgtcaaaacatttcattaaaaactgatgcTACAGAGGAAAGTCAGGTGGCTTCATCCTGTGAGGGTAAACCAACCAATAGGTGCCATGCCCGCCAGCGTGGGTACAAATTTCAAGTGATACCAGCCCCCAGTTATTCACTAATCAGTTCACTTCATTAAAACTTAATGACTCACCTTCTCCTCCATGAACCCCAGCCCATGGAACTGGGGGTCGAGGGAACATGCTATACACAGAACCCTGTTGACAACAGGGTTGTCGTAACAGCTTGCCAAGTTCCGCCTCATCATCCTCTTCACCTCCTTTAAGATGGATGACGAATCTCCTGGGCGGGATACAAGGTGGCGGGAGAGCAGGCCGATGAGAATGGGTTTGATGAGAGACAGACGGGGGAAGGCCTCTTTGGCAAGGGTTCGACATGCCACATCTAAAGGTTTGAGGACCAAGCACAGCTCCTCCAGGACCTTCCATTCAGAACGTATTGTGACGTTTGCTGAGGATGTGTTGGAGGTTGAGTTTGCGTGGCAGCTCCCAGATGAACTGGTTTCTGATGCAGTGTCTTCTTTAGACAAGCCCTCCCCTTTAATCTCTTTTATTATATCACAGACAAGGCTTTTATGTTTGATCAACGTGCTTAGTAGAGTGTACAGCTTATTCCACGTTGGCCGACTATGAGCCCACGACTTCAGCTCCGCCTGCTCTTGTTTTGTCAGGGCCTGCAACAGACTCTGATATGAGCCTCTGTTTTGAGCAGATGGCAGGAACAGGGTTGAGAGAGTACCCTGGAATTGGCAGAGAGTCTTGGAGATGACAGGGTATGACATCACTTCCTCAATGCAGTCCTGCACAGCGCTGAAGAAACATGGGACAGATGGTAGTCCCTCACTGGAATGGCCGTGCTCAGAGCCATGTGGTTCCTCGGGTGACACAGATTCATCTCTCTCAAGAAATGTTGTTGAGTTTGGGTGAGGGACACTTCCTGCAGCATCTCCACCTTTGTCACTCTTTATTGGCCCCAGCCTCATCTTattcctcccctcccctcccagcAGGACCAGATTGGGCTGGGATATTCCCCACTCCTGTGCCATCACTTTCACTTGTGTCTCCACTGTTTGAACTCTGTACTCTTTCATCCCACTCTCTGTCAGTCTTTGGGTTGCCAGGGCCAGGTTCTGAAAACTAAAATTAGAGTCTATGTAGTGTGCCCAGAGGGTAAGGTACCTCTCAGTGTTGCCCTGCCAGTTGTGGGACCAGACATCGACACTCAAAGTGACAAAGTGAGGAATTTCCCTGCGATGGTTGGGAGGTCGCCCACGTCTCCTGGGCTCAAACTCGATGGGAGCAGTGTAGTCAGATATCTCCTCATTTTCTGCACTTCCTGTTTTACTTCTCAGCAGCTGAGAAAGGGTTGTCTTGCCTTTGGTGTGGTGTTCTTTCAGGAGGTTATCGAGGTGACAATGGGACGGCAGCTCCTTGCAGGAGGGTAGGAGGGTTTGGATAAGCTGTCTGAAGCCTTCTCCTTCTACCAGAGCTGGGGGCTGGAGATCCATGATGAGAAAGTTGGTGATGGCATCGGTCACTTGTGCAGACAAAACCAGGGGGAGTGTACTGACCAGACCACTGTTAACCATCATGGGCTGAGAGCGTTGTTGACctgttggggggaaaaaaaaaagagcttgaacacatagcagtAGAAGAGTGGCAGAACCTACCAGCAGACAGGggcaagaagcttctagatggctgcaagaaatgtttagaggctgtcattgttgccaaaggttctacaaccaaatatttgtgaagggtgccaataactgtgtctggattatattttgtgtttgcattatttAACTAtcatgcaagttttgttttttattttcttttgttcggtaatcttggacattttattaaaatattatgattatacagaattggttaatttgcataaggggtgccaataatttcaaccagggcTATATCTATCAAGCTTTGTACTATACTGGATACCAGATACATTTGCTTGTTGGAAAAAGGGCAAAGAAGGAGATTCCTCACAATAACAGATGAGCTTCAGGATGGTTAACTGACCATCGTTTGACTAATCGGAcggttcaccactttggtccagactgaaatatctcaacaactattgaatggattgctataatattttgtacagacattcatggtcccaagaggatgaatcctacagACTTTCTTGAGCCTACTGATTTTTCTTCCCATGCCActgtgaggttgacatttggggtttttagtgaaatgtcttgacatcTACtgcatgaaatttgatacagatgTTCATGGTGCCTAAAAGATGAATCTTAACGACTTTGGTGGTCTCCTGACTATTCTTCTAGCATTATCACcaagtcaaagttttcacttatcttaagatatctcaacatctaaaagatgaattggcacaaaatttggtacagacactTGGGTTCCATGCTTATCACTTTGATGATCCCTTTTCCATATAGCTCAATCAtctgttcaaaatttaaatttgcccAGTACTTAAATTTCTGACCAAATATCTGAAATTCGAATGTATTCACATCAGCCTAAGCTGTGTTTAACATCAATTAGGAAATGTTAGTATGTTAACACACTAAAATAACAcgtgaacatggtaaacactgTACCTGCAAAACATCAGTGTCTTAgctttgtcactgtgagcatgttgcAACGATAGcgctagcatttagctcaacCCACTGCTGTACCAAAGCGCAGCTTCGCAGAGCTGCTAGAAAGGCTATAGACTCTTAGTCAATAGTTTTGGCTATCATTCCTTTTAGTAATAACACTGCACTTGCAATATTAATTGCAGAAACTGGAGACTACATTGCTTAAAAGAAGTCCGACTGGATAAAATCATGAGCAGTCAGACAACTAAAACAGGGTCTGGGTTAACAGAATTACAAAATTACCCGAACTGTCATTTGCTTCCTCCCTGGTTTATATTTGACCTACAGTACCCACCATAGCTGTTACCATAGTTTAATGTGTGATAtgctgtgttcccagatctcagcaattattctggtgattaaaatgttttcctaAATGATTGTGAAATCTATGAAAATAAGGTTCAacttgtaataaaccagaactTTCCTTTAACCTTGTATCTTTGACCTGCTGCGCAATGCCAAAAGGCAGGAGAGAGTAATTGTTACCTATGATCAGAAGACTTCGATCCTTGTTACTGTCACGTGGTCTGATGTGGTGCTTGTTGGTCAGATGGTTTTGGAGGTCCGCTGCTCCTCCAGCACAGCCCACATGCTCCCCACACAGCTTACAGACCACAGTGCTACGGTCCAGGGGCCGACCAGTGGGGTCTGGCTCGAACCCAAAAAAGTACCATGGGCTGTTCTGTGTTGCGTTTGGGTTACTCAGAAGTTTCTCGGTTCCAGGTATAAAATCGTACTTTTCCATTGGATGAGAGCTGGGGGACGGGAAGGAGATCACGGAAGTGGAGGTGAAGGCTGAGCCAGAAATCCCGCCTGGGTCATTAGCTGTGTCTGGGTTTGACATTGTCGTCACGTCACTAATGACAGGCATGGggctctgtgattggctgtgaTCTGACCAAAGGGAAGTGCTGCTGGGCTCCGGGAGGGTGACCAATTGGATGTCCTGCAGTAGGCGCAGAGCTGTCTCCTTTTCTCCAacttcacatttcacattgtcACCTGTGTTGCCCAACCAAAATCAAATGCAAAGGATATTGGCAAGATATTAAGCAAGCTAATTTTCTGGTCTTAAGACCTTCAGAATAGTTACAATTAAATTAAGTCTACCGTcagctgaaaaatgaatgttaaagtgaaaaattGATATGGTTCGGCTAGTGTGTATCTATCATGACAGTAACCCAGTGAGACAGAACTCACCCATCCCCAGGCCCAGCAAGGAGGCATAATCCTTGCCAATCCAGACCCTGAGCTCTGCTCCCTCTGTGATGGGCTGGGAAACCCTGTAGTAGATGTGACGGTAAAACTGGAAGACAACCAGATTGTGTTCCTCCTCACTGCTCGTATATTTTACATACCTATAATATGGAGCAAATACATACAGATTGTCAATGTGACCAACCAAGTAAGCACAAAACTCTGTACTCTactatgaaaaaaatctgtaattaaAACTGCATGTCAAAcagtattacaaaaaaaacaaagtgacaggGAGAAAGGAAACTTAGTTTAGAGGGAAACACTACTTTAATTAGTTCACACTACCCACCTCATCCAGTTGGATTTGTTTTCATCAGAAGCATCAACGTAGATGAAAGCAGCATCATCCCTAATCTGGAGATGGGAGCAACGTGTATGTCAGCTATTCTTATGACCAATTCTATATGGAATTTCTAAATGGAATTGGcaacacaaaccacaaattaCATCATGTATTTTAAGtggattttaaatgtgattgTGGCACAAAACAACACTGTTGCAGTAACTTGATTTCAAACTGCCTCTTTATGTCAGCTCAAACCAGTCTACTTACAGCCCAGGCATATTTGAGGTTGGTCGGCATTTGTCCCCTACACACTTCTCCTACAAAGGGCCCAAACATGACGCCTTGCTGAAGGTGACACTTGGCGTACACCTGCATGTCTCCCATCTGCTCCTCGCCAGAAGGACCAGACATCCCAGACTCAATGTCCCTGCACAGGCACAGGCAGGAAGGCAGGGATAGCACTGCTCGGGAAGGGCCGCCATGGAGCCACGGCTCCCCAGGTGGCAACACTGCATCTGGGACATAGTTCTGATTCGAAGCATTGTGGAGAAACGGAACATCCTCAAAGAATTCTTCATGGTTGAGATCCAAACCtagaaaacaaaagaatgatTAGTCAGATATGGAACTGAGTTGGGATAGTCCTCTTTATGGAGCAtgtttactgtttctttttttgttttaggtaaaaaaaaaaaaagaaagaaagaaaatataacaGAATTAAGCAACACGGGAAAATACAGATAACACCTTTGGAAAATGTCACTGCATTAGAATGTAACTGTTACTATACAACATAAGATACGCCACTGGTCAAAAGCTTCAGAACACcaccatttttccagtttttatttaaatctaagcaattcaagtccagtgaataaccttaaatgcTACAAAGGTAAGTaataaactgcccaaggtaaaaaaaacaaacaatttagcTCACCAAAAACcgaaaaatcatgtaaatgtcATAGAAAACCAGCCTTTTTCCAGGAATGAAGAAAGGggttaacttacagctttcACATAGCAAGGGAAGTAAATTAAGCATTGAAATGCAAACAGTTCCTACAGGTGCCCAAACTTCTGTTGAGTtcttacaaaccctctgtctgtacaaaggcagtgttggaacaaactgtgttactactgtactgcaggaagttggactgtatattgctgtcagaatggggagaaaaaggcaagtaacagaggaagacagactggttggtcaggggttcttcctacagcaagataatgacccaaaacattatAAGAACTAGAaggtggcttcacatgatgg is drawn from Xiphias gladius isolate SHS-SW01 ecotype Sanya breed wild chromosome 15, ASM1685928v1, whole genome shotgun sequence and contains these coding sequences:
- the LOC120800064 gene encoding uncharacterized protein LOC120800064 isoform X1, producing MKTDQRDCRDSLDLFASDMTTKEEIILKEENESQEEEECEVNTTDLFRHAMVSDLELEELEDSRTEISKVTKKQTTWAVNCFTGWLESQGRQVDLSTVENTELNGLLRHFYGSVRNSKGELYGIASYIALRAGLNRYFKEPPVGRPVCLMRDAEFTSANKVFLGVLRRIRKSGRDITSHHQALTPNDIRILKHSRAMDTCTPKGLLNKVWFDIQVHFGRRGKQANRNLKPDSFVIRKDERGLRYCTLIFGDETKMYNEKDRCSMFEKPGSELCPITSLLKYLSKLPSNAAALYLQPKKELTDDMWYSHVPLGVNYLGSMLARMCKEAGTSVIYTNHCIRSTPFHQLCDSGLEGREIITVSVKRSESSLQSHQTPSLRSRKQCSEILPENDSAGPAGLDLNHEEFFEDVPFLHNASNQNYVPDAVLPPGEPWLHGGPSRAVLSLPSCLCLCRDIESGMSGPSGEEQMGDMQVYAKCHLQQGVMFGPFVGEVCRGQMPTNLKYAWAIRDDAAFIYVDASDENKSNWMRYVKYTSSEEEHNLVVFQFYRHIYYRVSQPITEGAELRVWIGKDYASLLGLGMGDNVKCEVGEKETALRLLQDIQLVTLPEPSSTSLWSDHSQSQSPMPVISDVTTMSNPDTANDPGGISGSAFTSTSVISFPSPSSHPMEKYDFIPGTEKLLSNPNATQNSPWYFFGFEPDPTGRPLDRSTVVCKLCGEHVGCAGGAADLQNHLTNKHHIRPRDSNKDRSLLIIGQQRSQPMMVNSGLVSTLPLVLSAQVTDAITNFLIMDLQPPALVEGEGFRQLIQTLLPSCKELPSHCHLDNLLKEHHTKGKTTLSQLLRSKTGSAENEEISDYTAPIEFEPRRRGRPPNHRREIPHFVTLSVDVWSHNWQGNTERYLTLWAHYIDSNFSFQNLALATQRLTESGMKEYRVQTVETQVKVMAQEWGISQPNLVLLGGEGRNKMRLGPIKSDKGGDAAGSVPHPNSTTFLERDESVSPEEPHGSEHGHSSEGLPSVPCFFSAVQDCIEEVMSYPVISKTLCQFQGTLSTLFLPSAQNRGSYQSLLQALTKQEQAELKSWAHSRPTWNKLYTLLSTLIKHKSLVCDIIKEIKGEGLSKEDTASETSSSGSCHANSTSNTSSANVTIRSEWKVLEELCLVLKPLDVACRTLAKEAFPRLSLIKPILIGLLSRHLVSRPGDSSSILKEVKRMMRRNLASCYDNPVVNRVLCIACSLDPQFHGLGFMEEKEQTATFDWLKKEAVRIVKEDRRRRQGKKQSHLKRSPSPGSPESESDFLRRSKRIKESRPINFREIEDEDEESDVGETDDNESADPGSQAGLSGMEFLLGDLFCSAPRSRQSSVEESIDMEMSVFRADKGASLGVEPLQWWRTKAVQFPLLAIVARAYLAAPAVAGNAAQDFVQEGAGAMYRKRANIPPESLEAILFLHHNQMPTTDTGQTAVRNDDRNTGIEKVP